From a single Paenibacillus sp. FSL R5-0345 genomic region:
- a CDS encoding DUF4178 domain-containing protein yields the protein MSIWKRIGNLFSKPVTQEVQKSMLNLSPGDICEVSLVTYEVTGRTHNRGRNAVVLTLRDGSQIAYLHIEEREQLQYGLYKPIDGRLDNPAEVPTTLELDDYTFFLEEEYEGYVAVAGQTPFMNGGEQHVWQYQSDDSRLLRVEWQHGRFMLYEGEKVIPGDVKVIRAS from the coding sequence TTGAGTATATGGAAACGTATAGGTAATCTTTTCTCCAAACCAGTGACTCAGGAAGTACAGAAAAGTATGCTTAATTTGTCTCCCGGAGACATCTGTGAAGTATCACTCGTTACCTACGAGGTAACCGGTAGGACTCATAATCGTGGACGAAACGCAGTAGTACTGACCTTAAGAGATGGTAGTCAAATTGCCTATTTGCATATTGAGGAGCGGGAACAGCTACAATATGGTTTGTATAAACCTATCGATGGGCGCTTAGATAATCCTGCTGAAGTTCCAACAACTCTTGAACTGGATGATTATACATTTTTTCTGGAGGAAGAGTATGAAGGATATGTTGCTGTTGCTGGCCAAACCCCTTTTATGAATGGTGGAGAACAGCATGTATGGCAATATCAGTCAGACGATTCTCGGCTTCTGCGTGTGGAATGGCAACATGGACGGTTCATGCTTTATGAAGGAGAAAAAGTAATTCCTGGTGATGTAAAGGTTATTAGAGCATCCTAG
- a CDS encoding DUF350 domain-containing protein produces MDFHILVSMVVWTVSGAVLLFVLMFVDSLFTRYNDLEELKAGNMAVTTRFVMKLLAQAFILSSSIAASNSLPDALLVSIVSFFLLLILERTVRLLLAKWGNLDLDHGTQLGKIGYGLLSGSLQITGALIISAFM; encoded by the coding sequence ATGGATTTCCATATCCTGGTGTCCATGGTCGTGTGGACGGTGAGCGGTGCGGTGTTACTGTTTGTGCTAATGTTTGTGGATTCACTTTTCACTCGATACAATGATCTAGAAGAGTTAAAGGCTGGAAATATGGCAGTTACTACACGTTTTGTGATGAAGCTATTAGCACAGGCATTCATTTTATCGTCATCGATAGCTGCATCTAACAGTTTGCCAGATGCTTTGTTGGTCTCGATTGTATCTTTTTTTCTTTTGCTTATATTGGAAAGAACGGTCCGTCTTCTCTTAGCTAAATGGGGGAATCTGGACCTGGATCATGGGACACAGCTTGGCAAAATTGGATACGGCTTATTATCAGGCTCACTGCAAATTACGGGAGCTTTAATTATTTCTGCATTTATGTAG
- a CDS encoding PspA/IM30 family protein: MSIFKRLRDLTMSNVNAIIDKAEDPIKMTDQYIRDMTEDLEDAEKAVAAQIAIEKKFKQLYEEQEALVNKRTQQAHAAAQAGNVDLARRALEEKKAAEAKLVEYKASFDQNKASADNLRGKLDEMRKQLTQMKNKRESLVARYNAAKAQTEINKAMSGFSSDSASAGLKRMEEKMLQAEAQAEASNEMSSGNKSLDDEFEKLNKDQAVEDELAALMKQYEKQ, from the coding sequence ATGTCTATATTTAAAAGATTGCGCGATTTAACGATGTCTAATGTGAATGCGATTATTGACAAAGCAGAAGATCCAATTAAAATGACGGATCAGTACATTCGTGATATGACCGAAGATTTGGAAGATGCAGAAAAAGCGGTAGCGGCTCAAATCGCTATTGAAAAGAAATTCAAGCAGCTGTATGAAGAACAGGAAGCGCTTGTTAACAAACGTACACAACAGGCACATGCTGCAGCTCAAGCTGGTAACGTTGATCTCGCTCGCCGTGCTCTGGAAGAGAAAAAGGCTGCTGAAGCTAAATTGGTAGAATATAAAGCTAGCTTCGATCAGAACAAAGCCTCTGCGGATAATCTTCGTGGGAAGCTTGACGAAATGCGCAAGCAACTTACTCAAATGAAGAACAAACGCGAAAGCTTGGTTGCTCGTTATAATGCTGCCAAAGCTCAAACTGAAATTAATAAAGCGATGAGCGGCTTCAGCTCTGATTCCGCATCTGCTGGTCTGAAGCGTATGGAAGAAAAAATGCTGCAAGCAGAAGCTCAAGCAGAAGCAAGCAACGAAATGAGCTCGGGCAACAAATCACTTGATGATGAGTTCGAGAAGCTGAACAAAGATCAAGCAGTAGAAGATGAATTGGCTGCTCTGATGAAACAATATGAGAAGCAATAA
- a CDS encoding prenylated flavin chaperone LpdD: MASNKINPDDIELTATAVGRDLLLVICGGVHHIGASSTAYLNGDQVEVQTSAVPHHKEHTISESIAVKVAEALNKTVTVVMGIHYDEITKEGIMEVVEIVNNKVNQYLAQQI; encoded by the coding sequence TTGGCTTCTAACAAGATTAATCCTGATGATATTGAGCTGACGGCGACGGCTGTCGGACGTGATCTCTTGCTCGTAATTTGTGGTGGCGTTCATCATATCGGAGCGTCAAGTACGGCTTATCTAAATGGAGATCAGGTTGAGGTGCAAACCTCTGCGGTTCCTCACCATAAAGAGCACACGATAAGCGAATCAATTGCGGTCAAGGTAGCGGAGGCGCTGAACAAGACGGTCACAGTTGTTATGGGCATTCATTACGACGAGATCACGAAAGAAGGCATTATGGAAGTCGTAGAAATTGTAAATAATAAAGTTAATCAATATTTAGCGCAACAAATTTGA
- a CDS encoding dihydroorotate dehydrogenase, whose amino-acid sequence MTKMSTTIAGVHFKNPIVMASGTFGFGREYGKLYDVSLLGGISGKGLTLHPKAGNPGTRVYETASGMLNSVGLENPGVAAFLEKECPYWETLDTARLVNLGGGTLEDYVLGAEMIQRDADLRSSLGKTAVDMIELNISCPNVKEGGIAFGIKTSEAQKVVQAVRRATKLPLAVKLSPGAENIVEMAQMCEEEGADAVSLINTISGMKIDVRRRSSVFNNLYAGLSGPAIKPVALRMVHQVAQNISIPVIGMGGITTATDIIEFIMAGASVIQVGTYNFMNLRAGSQLVEELEQFMVQENIQSLDEIRGII is encoded by the coding sequence ATGACTAAGATGAGCACAACAATTGCAGGCGTGCATTTTAAGAATCCGATTGTAATGGCTTCAGGCACATTCGGCTTTGGTCGTGAGTACGGAAAGCTGTATGATGTATCTTTACTAGGTGGAATCTCAGGCAAAGGGCTCACCCTCCATCCAAAAGCAGGTAATCCTGGCACTCGAGTATATGAGACAGCCTCTGGTATGCTGAATAGTGTAGGATTGGAGAATCCTGGTGTAGCCGCGTTCTTGGAAAAAGAATGCCCTTATTGGGAAACACTCGATACCGCTCGTTTGGTGAATCTTGGGGGCGGGACGCTTGAAGATTACGTACTTGGAGCAGAAATGATCCAACGTGATGCTGATCTACGATCAAGCTTAGGTAAAACAGCTGTTGATATGATTGAGTTGAATATTTCCTGTCCAAATGTAAAAGAGGGTGGAATCGCATTTGGGATCAAGACTTCTGAAGCTCAAAAAGTAGTACAAGCTGTTAGACGTGCTACTAAGCTGCCACTTGCGGTAAAGCTGTCTCCAGGTGCTGAGAATATCGTTGAAATGGCGCAAATGTGTGAGGAAGAGGGAGCAGATGCCGTCTCTCTGATTAACACTATTTCCGGTATGAAGATTGATGTGAGACGGAGAAGCAGTGTGTTTAATAACTTGTATGCCGGACTGTCCGGACCAGCAATTAAGCCAGTGGCTTTGCGCATGGTGCATCAGGTTGCTCAGAACATATCTATTCCGGTGATCGGAATGGGGGGCATCACCACAGCTACTGATATTATTGAATTTATTATGGCAGGTGCTTCGGTAATTCAGGTGGGAACCTACAATTTCATGAATTTAAGAGCGGGTAGTCAGCTTGTTGAAGAGCTTGAGCAATTCATGGTGCAAGAAAATATTCAATCCTTGGATGAAATACGTGGCATTATATAA
- a CDS encoding dihydroorotate dehydrogenase electron transfer subunit, protein MGMVLSNDRLTDGVYHLKVETNSGGKMGQFYMLRAWGAYPILSRPLSIHEVNEDSIEFLYHVVGEGTEIFSRLTPGDSVELEGPFGTGFPQVEGKVALIGGGIGIAPLYYCAKQLPGCDVFLGFSREAYRTEAFRPLAAELTVDVGGFILDRVDFSQYDHIFVCGPHPMLKAAQLKGIAAEEAGSKTKVYLSLENRMACGIGACLVCSVSCRDGQRKACADGPVFLSEEVIFHD, encoded by the coding sequence GTGGGGATGGTTTTAAGTAACGATAGGCTAACAGACGGAGTGTACCACCTTAAGGTTGAAACGAATAGTGGCGGTAAAATGGGTCAATTCTACATGTTACGGGCATGGGGAGCTTATCCCATCCTTTCCAGACCGTTAAGTATACATGAAGTGAACGAAGATAGTATTGAATTTTTATATCACGTAGTAGGGGAAGGTACAGAGATATTTTCTCGGTTGACTCCTGGTGATTCTGTGGAGCTTGAAGGACCTTTTGGTACGGGATTCCCGCAGGTAGAAGGGAAGGTTGCACTTATCGGTGGTGGGATCGGAATAGCGCCGCTATATTATTGTGCAAAGCAGCTCCCCGGTTGTGATGTCTTTCTAGGATTTAGTCGGGAGGCTTATCGGACAGAAGCCTTTCGTCCATTGGCTGCCGAGCTTACAGTAGATGTAGGCGGATTTATTTTGGATCGTGTAGACTTTAGTCAATATGATCATATTTTTGTCTGCGGTCCGCACCCAATGCTTAAAGCTGCACAGCTTAAAGGCATAGCAGCTGAAGAGGCAGGCAGCAAAACAAAAGTTTACCTCTCTCTAGAGAACCGAATGGCTTGCGGTATTGGTGCTTGTCTTGTCTGCAGTGTTTCATGTCGTGATGGACAACGAAAAGCCTGTGCAGACGGACCTGTGTTCCTTTCAGAGGAGGTGATATTCCATGACTAA
- a CDS encoding NADH:flavin oxidoreductase/NADH oxidase, which translates to MSDLFAPYELKGLSLKNRIVMPPMCQYSVDKEDGIPNDWHYVHYVSRAIGGTGFIIVEMTGVHPDGRITNRDTGIWSDSQIDAYRRITDGVHAYGSKIAVQLGHAGRKAVDAEPPVAPSAIPFDSKSKTPQALSKDGILELIEAFREGARRAVEAGFDTVEIHGAHGYLIHQFHSPLTNIRKDEYGQDPALFGEQVVKAVREVVPVDMPLIMRISAKEYVEGGYDANYALDICRRYKNAGVDMFHVSSGGEGPIGSNGGPNAGPAYQVDLAEFIRSELQVPVIAVGRLESYPEAQSIVAEERAELVAVGRGMLSDPYWALHAEEALGGVHNVPKPYERGIWKKG; encoded by the coding sequence ATGTCTGATTTGTTTGCACCGTATGAATTGAAGGGGTTATCGCTGAAGAATCGTATTGTTATGCCACCTATGTGCCAGTATTCGGTGGATAAAGAGGATGGTATCCCTAATGATTGGCATTATGTTCATTATGTAAGCCGTGCTATTGGTGGTACAGGATTTATTATCGTGGAAATGACTGGCGTACATCCAGACGGTAGAATCACTAATCGAGATACAGGAATTTGGAGTGATTCACAAATTGATGCTTATCGTAGAATCACAGATGGTGTACATGCCTATGGATCAAAAATCGCAGTTCAATTAGGACATGCTGGACGGAAAGCCGTGGATGCAGAGCCGCCAGTAGCTCCATCAGCAATTCCTTTTGATTCTAAATCTAAAACGCCACAGGCTCTTTCTAAGGATGGGATTTTAGAGTTGATCGAAGCTTTTCGTGAAGGTGCGCGCAGAGCTGTGGAGGCAGGATTTGATACGGTTGAAATTCATGGTGCACACGGTTATTTAATTCACCAGTTTCATTCACCATTGACCAATATCAGAAAAGATGAATATGGCCAAGATCCTGCGCTGTTCGGAGAACAAGTAGTTAAAGCTGTCCGAGAAGTAGTTCCTGTGGACATGCCATTGATTATGAGAATATCTGCTAAGGAATATGTAGAGGGCGGATATGATGCTAATTATGCCCTGGATATTTGCCGCCGGTATAAGAATGCTGGTGTGGATATGTTCCATGTTTCTTCAGGTGGGGAAGGTCCAATAGGTTCAAATGGCGGGCCCAATGCCGGACCTGCTTATCAAGTGGATCTGGCTGAGTTTATCCGCAGTGAATTACAGGTGCCAGTAATTGCAGTAGGGCGGCTTGAATCTTATCCTGAGGCACAGTCCATTGTCGCGGAAGAACGGGCGGAGCTGGTAGCAGTTGGCCGTGGGATGTTAAGTGATCCATATTGGGCTTTACATGCGGAAGAAGCGCTTGGAGGCGTGCATAACGTACCCAAACCTTATGAACGTGGGATCTGGAAAAAAGGATAG
- a CDS encoding polysaccharide deacetylase family protein, giving the protein MYFQRRGQKLLVILGTIITMLFPTYSSEVASAPVQSQKTPQEQTQSAPVSDEDKAISAGSAATNSSTLNNNKNTKGLTLSQLLHKYPETFKTSGPRNKVIALTFDDVPDPRFTPQLLNILKKYHVKATFFVVGSRAKKHPALVKRMIREGHAIGNHSYNHPQFVKLEMNDFRTQIIKTENIIQTLAGYKPRLIRPPYGDISEQQLKWAKNHGYTLVNWNVDSLDWKGLSKNQVRNNILAHIGRGAIILQHGGGGPGSQLQGTIQALPEVITIMSKRGYTFVTVPQLLQVSKSK; this is encoded by the coding sequence ATGTATTTTCAACGGAGAGGTCAGAAACTGCTTGTAATATTAGGAACAATCATAACTATGCTATTCCCAACCTATTCTTCAGAGGTTGCGTCAGCGCCTGTGCAGAGTCAGAAAACTCCGCAAGAACAAACACAAAGCGCACCTGTTTCAGACGAAGATAAGGCAATTTCAGCAGGTAGCGCTGCTACAAATAGTTCGACGCTTAACAACAATAAGAACACTAAGGGTCTGACGTTAAGTCAGCTATTACACAAATATCCAGAAACTTTTAAGACAAGTGGGCCTCGGAATAAAGTCATCGCACTTACTTTTGATGATGTTCCTGATCCAAGATTTACCCCCCAATTGCTAAACATCCTAAAAAAATATCATGTCAAGGCAACCTTCTTTGTGGTGGGAAGTAGAGCAAAAAAACATCCAGCGTTGGTAAAAAGGATGATTAGAGAAGGTCATGCGATTGGTAATCACTCGTATAACCACCCTCAGTTTGTGAAATTAGAGATGAATGATTTTCGGACACAAATCATTAAGACCGAAAATATTATACAGACCTTGGCGGGATATAAACCTCGTCTAATTCGCCCACCTTATGGGGACATCAGTGAACAACAGTTAAAGTGGGCGAAAAATCATGGCTACACGCTGGTGAATTGGAATGTGGACTCTTTAGACTGGAAGGGACTTTCCAAAAACCAAGTTAGAAATAACATTCTAGCTCATATTGGAAGAGGAGCGATTATTCTTCAACACGGTGGAGGAGGTCCTGGTAGTCAACTACAAGGAACGATTCAAGCCTTGCCTGAAGTAATCACTATTATGAGCAAACGGGGTTATACATTCGTTACTGTTCCTCAATTACTACAGGTATCCAAAAGTAAATAA